The Noviherbaspirillum saxi genome includes a window with the following:
- a CDS encoding glutamine--tRNA ligase/YqeY domain fusion protein has protein sequence MSNDPKNTSKPAAATEHAPASNFLRGIIEADNASGKYANRSDALGRPLPAVVTRFPPEPNGYLHIGHAKAICVDFGIARDFGGRCHMRFDDTNPTKEEQEYVDTILDSVKWLGFDWKDKSGEHLYFASDYFDKFYEIAEYLITAGHAYVDSQSADDMAKNRGNFGEPGKNSPFRDRPATESLDLFRRMKAGEFKDGEHIVRAKIDMASPNMNMRDPAIYRIRHAHHHRTGDKWCIYPMYDYAHPLEDAIENISHSFCTLEFQDHRPFYDWVLERAAEGGFFKRPLPDQTEFARLNLTYAITSKRKLRQLIDENIVDGWDDPRMPTIVGIRRRGFTPESVQLFCERVGVAKSDSWIDMSTLEGALRDDLDEKAPRATAVLRPLKLIIDNFPDNLVDECSAPVHPHHPDRGHRHFPITKELWIEAEDFMETPSKGYFRLFPGNKVRLRYGYVVECTGCDKDADGKVIAVHCNYFADSKSGTEGANNYKVKGNIHWVSATHALEAQVRLYDRLFTDPHPDAGGKDFKLALNPNAKEVITAYLEHGMKAALPDQKFQFERHGYFVADRVDSQPGKPVFNRVVTLKDSWGK, from the coding sequence ACCCGTTTCCCGCCGGAACCCAATGGTTACCTGCATATCGGCCATGCCAAGGCGATCTGCGTCGACTTCGGCATCGCGCGCGATTTCGGCGGGCGCTGCCATATGCGTTTCGACGATACCAACCCGACCAAGGAAGAGCAGGAATACGTCGACACCATCCTCGATTCCGTCAAGTGGCTGGGCTTCGACTGGAAGGATAAAAGCGGGGAACATTTGTATTTCGCCAGCGATTATTTTGACAAGTTCTATGAAATCGCCGAATACCTGATCACCGCTGGACATGCTTACGTCGACAGCCAGAGCGCCGACGACATGGCGAAAAATCGCGGCAACTTCGGCGAACCCGGCAAGAATTCGCCGTTCCGCGACCGTCCGGCGACAGAGTCGCTGGACCTGTTCCGTCGCATGAAGGCAGGCGAATTCAAGGATGGCGAACATATCGTGCGCGCCAAGATCGACATGGCTTCGCCCAACATGAACATGCGCGATCCGGCCATCTACCGTATCCGCCATGCGCACCATCACCGCACCGGCGACAAATGGTGCATCTATCCGATGTACGACTATGCGCATCCTCTGGAAGATGCGATTGAGAACATCAGTCATTCATTCTGCACACTAGAATTCCAGGATCATCGGCCGTTCTATGACTGGGTGCTTGAACGCGCGGCGGAAGGCGGCTTCTTCAAGCGTCCGCTGCCCGACCAAACGGAATTCGCCCGCCTGAACCTGACGTATGCCATCACCAGCAAGCGCAAGCTGCGCCAGCTGATCGATGAAAACATCGTCGACGGCTGGGACGATCCGCGCATGCCCACCATCGTCGGCATCCGCCGCCGCGGCTTTACGCCGGAATCGGTACAACTGTTCTGCGAGCGCGTCGGCGTCGCCAAGTCCGACAGCTGGATCGACATGAGCACGCTGGAAGGCGCGCTGCGCGACGACCTCGATGAGAAAGCGCCGCGCGCGACTGCGGTGCTGCGCCCCTTGAAGCTCATCATTGACAATTTCCCCGACAACCTGGTCGACGAATGCAGCGCCCCGGTTCATCCGCATCATCCGGACCGTGGGCATCGCCACTTCCCGATCACCAAGGAATTGTGGATCGAAGCCGAAGACTTCATGGAAACCCCGAGCAAGGGATATTTCCGGCTCTTCCCTGGCAACAAGGTACGTCTGCGCTATGGCTATGTGGTCGAATGCACCGGTTGCGACAAGGATGCCGACGGCAAGGTGATCGCGGTCCATTGCAATTACTTCGCCGACAGCAAGAGCGGCACCGAAGGCGCGAACAATTACAAGGTCAAGGGCAATATCCACTGGGTCAGTGCGACGCATGCGCTGGAAGCCCAGGTGCGCCTGTACGACCGGCTGTTCACCGATCCGCATCCGGATGCAGGTGGAAAAGACTTCAAGCTGGCATTGAATCCGAATGCGAAGGAAGTGATCACCGCGTATCTGGAACACGGAATGAAAGCCGCGCTGCCGGACCAGAAGTTCCAGTTTGAACGGCATGGCTATTTCGTTGCGGATCGCGTGGATTCACAACCCGGCAAACCGGTATTCAACCGCGTCGTGACATTGAAGGATTCTTGGGGTAAGTAA
- a CDS encoding ATP-binding protein — protein sequence MENNDNEENLLRSVALQNAQTILAARQRAEEELLQAKAALEKKTSELAHSLAMVRATLEATTDGILVTDNAGTVIDFNEKFVAFWRISPVILQQKLYRLLQDSMAAQCLDPYSFLAKEESIHSHSPTESVDILPLSDGRICERYSRLQVVDGASVGRVWTFRDVTQQRRVEFALREEGRILELLNKTGTAIASHLKLESLLQEITDAATELSGAKFGAFFHNSKGDGGEVLMLYTLSGASREAFEQLGHPRVTALFGPTFRGEPPIRSDDIVHDPRYGKWPPHHGMPPGHLPVRSYLAVPVVSRSGEVIGGLFFGHPEPGIFTERTERILVGIAAQAAVAVDNARLYEASQAAAAERSRLLDSERSARQLAEEQNRSKDDFLAMLGHELRNPLSAISAGVKVVQLVGPTSEKATNAYDIISRQTVHLNRIVDDLLDAARMLAGKISLQKQQIDLADAVKTCLAALETAGRTADHFIAVSLEQVLVDADPTRLEQIISNLLTNALRYTPSRGVISISVEVKAGEAVLTVSDNGIGMSASLIDRVFEPFVQGERSLDRSQGGLGIGLTLVRKLVELHGGSISLTSLGMGHGSTATVHLPMCAILASHTESTLSTLADKRRAKVLLIEDNPDAREMTSTMLQLSDYHVIQAENGMRGLELAAMYCPDVAVIDIGLPDLTGYEVAKRLRADIHSRDMRLIALTGYSGQEDVQRALDAGFDKHMAKPVNFSRLVSALELLTASSI from the coding sequence ATGGAAAACAATGATAACGAAGAGAATTTGCTGCGTTCAGTCGCGCTGCAGAATGCGCAGACGATTCTCGCCGCACGCCAGCGCGCCGAAGAAGAATTGCTGCAGGCAAAGGCAGCGCTGGAAAAAAAGACCAGCGAACTAGCTCATTCGCTTGCAATGGTGCGGGCTACGCTCGAAGCAACGACAGATGGCATTCTCGTTACCGACAATGCTGGTACGGTGATCGACTTCAATGAGAAATTCGTTGCCTTCTGGCGGATCTCACCCGTGATTCTTCAACAGAAGCTGTATCGATTGCTCCAGGACTCCATGGCGGCGCAGTGTCTGGACCCGTATAGCTTTCTGGCGAAAGAAGAGAGCATTCATTCCCATTCTCCGACCGAAAGCGTCGACATTTTGCCGCTTTCCGACGGCAGGATTTGCGAGCGGTATTCACGGCTTCAGGTCGTCGACGGCGCCAGCGTAGGTCGGGTCTGGACCTTCCGGGATGTTACCCAGCAGCGTCGCGTCGAGTTCGCGCTACGCGAAGAGGGCCGTATCCTGGAATTGCTCAACAAGACCGGCACCGCGATCGCGTCGCATTTGAAGCTGGAATCGCTGCTGCAGGAAATCACGGATGCCGCGACGGAACTCAGCGGTGCAAAATTCGGCGCCTTTTTTCATAACAGCAAAGGAGACGGCGGCGAAGTGCTGATGCTGTACACGCTTTCCGGGGCGTCGCGGGAAGCCTTTGAACAACTCGGTCATCCACGCGTCACCGCATTGTTTGGCCCTACCTTTCGAGGCGAACCGCCCATCCGTAGCGACGATATCGTGCATGATCCTCGCTACGGTAAATGGCCTCCTCATCATGGCATGCCGCCAGGTCACCTGCCGGTGCGCAGCTACCTCGCGGTTCCCGTGGTGTCGCGTTCCGGGGAAGTCATAGGAGGACTCTTTTTCGGGCATCCCGAGCCTGGGATATTCACCGAGCGCACCGAGCGTATCCTGGTCGGTATTGCCGCGCAGGCCGCCGTTGCAGTCGACAATGCCCGCCTGTACGAAGCATCCCAGGCCGCCGCTGCGGAGCGTTCCAGGCTCCTTGACAGCGAACGAAGCGCGCGACAGCTTGCGGAAGAACAGAACCGGTCGAAAGACGATTTCCTGGCGATGCTCGGCCATGAACTGCGCAATCCGCTCAGTGCAATCAGCGCGGGCGTAAAAGTAGTGCAATTAGTTGGCCCGACGTCGGAAAAGGCAACGAATGCCTACGACATCATTAGTCGTCAAACCGTACATTTGAACCGCATCGTGGATGACCTGCTTGACGCTGCGCGCATGTTGGCGGGAAAGATCTCGCTTCAAAAACAGCAGATCGACTTGGCCGATGCGGTGAAGACGTGTCTTGCTGCCCTTGAAACTGCGGGTCGGACCGCAGACCACTTCATCGCCGTGTCGCTTGAGCAGGTTCTGGTGGACGCCGACCCGACGCGACTCGAACAGATTATCAGTAATCTCCTTACCAATGCACTCAGGTACACCCCGAGCAGAGGCGTAATTTCGATCTCGGTAGAGGTCAAGGCAGGAGAAGCCGTTCTCACCGTATCCGATAACGGCATCGGCATGTCAGCCAGTCTGATCGATCGCGTGTTTGAGCCCTTCGTGCAGGGAGAGCGCTCTCTTGACCGGTCGCAGGGTGGCTTGGGCATCGGCCTTACGCTGGTGCGGAAGCTCGTCGAGTTACATGGCGGAAGCATCAGCCTGACGAGTTTGGGCATGGGCCATGGAAGTACCGCAACCGTTCATTTGCCGATGTGTGCAATCTTGGCGTCACATACTGAATCAACGCTCTCCACATTGGCAGACAAGCGACGAGCAAAAGTACTGCTGATCGAGGATAACCCGGATGCGCGCGAGATGACTTCCACCATGTTGCAGCTATCCGATTACCATGTAATCCAGGCCGAAAACGGAATGCGGGGCCTTGAACTGGCCGCCATGTATTGTCCCGATGTCGCCGTCATTGACATTGGCTTGCCGGATTTGACTGGCTACGAGGTTGCAAAGCGCCTGCGTGCCGACATTCACTCGCGGGACATGCGTCTCATTGCGCTAACCGGATACAGCGGGCAGGAAGATGTTCAGCGCGCTCTGGACGCCGGCTTTGATAAGCATATGGCCAAGCCGGTAAATTTTTCGCGCCTGGTGAGTGCGCTCGAGTTGCTTACGGCTTCATCCATCTGA
- a CDS encoding 5-methyltetrahydropteroyltriglutamate--homocysteine methyltransferase, which yields MIIPTEPIGSIPRPLWLIEALERQEGTSVLLDDAYETAIRETIARFEETGSPVITDGEQKKFHNFWTYCVHGLPNTAPDGFRIPFTAGHTRRMPRLTAGPFRYKQYADDYVEAAMRYTKTPLKQAVISPSALSLMYPAEGIPDYPREQFIDELLHEHEMEVRRCLGKGAYRVQIDFTEGRLAMKIDPSGNLLNSFIDLNNLALSRFSPEDRRRIGVHTCPGGDRDSTHSADVDYAELLPSLFELKAGNFYIALAREADRERVLRIIQRYMKPDQHIFVGVIDPLDPRIETAQEVCDRVLEAAKYIPLSQLGTTDDCGFSPFCDDTSTSRDTAFAKIAARVAGTRLASEILSAK from the coding sequence ATGATCATCCCTACCGAACCGATTGGCAGCATCCCACGGCCTTTATGGCTGATCGAAGCGCTTGAACGACAGGAAGGGACATCGGTATTGCTTGACGACGCCTATGAAACTGCCATACGGGAAACCATTGCACGCTTCGAAGAAACCGGTTCGCCTGTCATCACTGACGGGGAGCAAAAGAAATTCCATAACTTCTGGACGTACTGCGTTCATGGTTTGCCGAATACCGCTCCCGACGGGTTTCGCATACCTTTCACGGCTGGACATACCCGGCGTATGCCACGCCTGACCGCAGGACCATTCCGCTACAAGCAGTACGCGGACGACTATGTCGAAGCTGCGATGCGATATACCAAGACCCCCCTGAAGCAAGCTGTCATTTCGCCTTCTGCGCTGAGCCTGATGTATCCGGCCGAAGGTATTCCTGATTATCCGCGCGAGCAATTTATCGACGAATTGCTGCACGAACATGAAATGGAAGTCAGGCGTTGCCTGGGAAAAGGCGCGTATCGTGTGCAAATCGATTTCACCGAAGGTCGGCTGGCAATGAAGATTGATCCATCTGGAAATCTTCTCAACAGCTTTATTGATTTGAACAATCTGGCGTTGTCGCGCTTTTCGCCGGAAGACCGCAGACGCATCGGCGTGCATACCTGCCCGGGTGGCGATCGCGATTCAACGCATAGCGCTGATGTCGATTACGCCGAGCTCCTTCCTAGCCTGTTCGAGCTTAAAGCGGGAAATTTCTACATCGCGCTGGCAAGAGAAGCGGATCGCGAACGGGTGCTTCGCATCATCCAGCGTTACATGAAGCCGGACCAGCACATCTTCGTCGGCGTGATTGATCCCCTTGATCCGCGCATTGAAACCGCACAGGAAGTGTGCGATCGCGTTCTTGAGGCCGCGAAATATATTCCGCTTTCACAGCTGGGTACCACGGATGACTGCGGCTTTTCCCCGTTTTGCGACGATACCTCGACCAGTCGCGATACGGCTTTTGCAAAGATTGCGGCACGGGTGGCCGGAACGCGCCTTGCTTCGGAGATATTGAGCGCGAAGTAA
- a CDS encoding EAL domain-containing protein, which produces MQDSFQLPVEQCALGILWLGADGIITHANDASMHLTGATVEAMIGKPIWAYIVELDSTAWKELSKSVTAEKSKQLQVTIRMDNRGSASAEAHFQLIDVGGSTRFAVFLQGIVTRVRTEELFLLQHNLLVAVARGESLDKLLNQLCRDVEKIAPELLCSIMLLDEQDRVHVVAAPSIPQSYAQALEGAQIGPDAGSCGTALYFNQPVEVSDIATDPLWKNYRDMVLPIGLVASWSSPIKSRDGGVLGTFAVYFREPREPSEFHKQLVAVCTHLTGIAIERNEADKKLHDLAFYDSLTGLPNRKLLRDRAAVALANAAHTGTQLAILFVDLDRFKVINDALGHSGGDQFLRMMAEQFNNVVRQADTMSRLGSDEFVLVLPLCDSLQAAHLAQRLLEIAARPVRIEDRTFTSSASIGISLYPDDATDFESLLRYADMAMHQSKSAGRSNYRFFSRELNASIQQSVVLEHALRRAIADHRLSVYYQPKIDLRHGTVYGVEALARWYDPELGVVSPVRFIPVAEDCGLIGELGNWVLDEACRQLAQWRADGLDVPSVAVNVSARQLVQKDLPETIAQILQCYALEPSSLILEITESSMIQDDAQPLKAIHELGVKLAVDDFGTGYSSLSYLKRFPVHELKLDQSFVHHLASNKDDRELASAVINIGRALHLTVVAEGVENQDQLSFLHAQHCDVVQGYYYSPPLSAHDFHNWMLARR; this is translated from the coding sequence ATGCAAGACTCATTTCAGCTGCCGGTCGAACAATGTGCGCTTGGCATTCTGTGGCTTGGTGCAGACGGCATCATTACGCATGCCAATGACGCATCCATGCACCTGACCGGGGCTACCGTAGAGGCAATGATCGGAAAACCGATCTGGGCTTACATCGTCGAACTGGATTCCACGGCGTGGAAGGAACTCAGCAAATCCGTCACAGCAGAAAAATCAAAGCAGTTACAAGTCACGATCCGGATGGACAATCGGGGAAGCGCCTCGGCAGAGGCACATTTCCAACTCATCGACGTTGGCGGATCGACGAGGTTCGCCGTGTTCTTGCAAGGAATTGTAACGCGCGTAAGAACCGAGGAATTGTTCCTGCTCCAGCACAATCTGCTAGTTGCCGTTGCGCGCGGCGAGTCGCTTGACAAGCTCCTCAACCAGCTCTGCCGAGATGTGGAAAAAATTGCTCCGGAACTGCTCTGTTCCATCATGCTGCTCGATGAGCAGGACCGTGTGCATGTGGTCGCGGCTCCCAGTATTCCGCAAAGCTATGCGCAAGCGCTCGAGGGGGCGCAGATCGGCCCCGATGCCGGTTCCTGCGGAACTGCGCTTTACTTCAACCAGCCGGTGGAAGTCAGCGATATCGCGACCGATCCGCTATGGAAAAATTACCGCGACATGGTTTTGCCGATTGGACTGGTCGCCTCCTGGTCGAGCCCGATCAAATCGCGTGATGGCGGCGTGCTCGGCACGTTCGCGGTGTACTTTCGCGAACCGCGCGAGCCATCGGAATTCCACAAGCAGTTGGTCGCCGTCTGCACCCATCTGACTGGCATCGCGATCGAGCGCAATGAAGCAGACAAGAAGTTGCACGACCTTGCATTTTACGATTCGCTGACGGGCCTGCCGAACAGAAAACTGCTGCGCGACCGTGCGGCGGTGGCGCTTGCCAATGCCGCGCATACCGGCACCCAGCTTGCAATCCTGTTTGTCGACCTGGACCGGTTTAAAGTCATCAACGATGCGCTCGGCCATAGCGGCGGCGATCAGTTCCTGAGGATGATGGCAGAGCAGTTCAATAACGTGGTGCGGCAGGCCGATACCATGAGCCGGCTCGGCAGCGATGAATTCGTGCTGGTACTGCCGCTGTGCGACAGTCTGCAGGCCGCGCATCTGGCACAACGGCTGCTCGAGATTGCCGCCCGGCCGGTACGGATCGAGGACCGCACGTTTACCAGTTCAGCCAGTATCGGCATCAGTCTGTACCCGGACGACGCGACCGACTTCGAATCCCTGTTGCGCTATGCGGATATGGCAATGCATCAGTCCAAGAGTGCCGGCCGAAGCAACTATCGATTCTTCAGTCGCGAACTGAATGCCTCGATTCAGCAGTCTGTGGTGCTGGAGCATGCACTGCGTAGAGCAATCGCGGACCATCGGTTGAGTGTCTACTACCAGCCCAAGATCGATCTGCGGCACGGCACGGTATATGGCGTCGAAGCGCTGGCGCGCTGGTATGACCCGGAACTGGGCGTGGTATCGCCGGTGCGTTTCATTCCGGTCGCGGAAGATTGCGGTTTGATTGGCGAACTCGGCAACTGGGTGCTGGATGAAGCCTGCCGTCAGCTGGCGCAATGGCGTGCCGACGGGCTGGACGTGCCTTCCGTCGCAGTGAATGTATCGGCACGGCAGCTGGTCCAGAAAGACTTGCCTGAGACCATTGCGCAAATCCTGCAGTGTTACGCGCTGGAACCCTCGTCACTGATCCTCGAAATTACCGAAAGCAGCATGATCCAGGACGATGCGCAGCCTCTCAAGGCAATACACGAACTCGGCGTCAAGCTTGCGGTGGACGATTTCGGCACCGGCTATTCGAGCCTCAGTTACCTGAAACGTTTTCCCGTACATGAACTGAAACTGGACCAGAGTTTTGTGCATCATCTGGCGAGCAATAAGGACGATCGGGAATTGGCATCCGCAGTGATCAATATTGGTCGCGCGCTGCATCTGACGGTCGTGGCCGAAGGCGTCGAAAATCAGGATCAACTCAGTTTTTTGCATGCGCAGCACTGCGACGTGGTACAAGGGTATTATTACAGTCCGCCGCTGTCGGCACATGACTTTCACAACTGGATGTTGGCGCGACGCTGA